In the genome of Methylomagnum ishizawai, the window CCTTCGCCAGCTTGTCCGGCCCCATGCCCGCCAGATCATCGGCGGTCAAAGGCCGGTCGCCACGGGACCGCCACAGCGCATGGGCGTCCACCTGCCAGCGGGCGCGGGTGTAGGCGTCTTTGGATTTCTGCACCGGCACATCGGCGTAGCCTTTGGAGCGGTCGGTCTGGGGCTTGCGGAACAGCAGGATGTACTCGGGGGAACCCACGCCCATCTTGGTGCCGTCCTTGCACTGCTCCGACCAGCCCAGGCGGTAGGTCTGGTTGTTCTCGCGCACCACGTCGGTGACGACGGTGATCATGCCCAGGTATTGGAACCCGTGCCGGATGCCATGGAATATCGCCTCGGCATGGAACGGCGACACCGTGGGCACGCCCTGGCCGGTGACGTTGCCGAACAGGATGCGGTCCTTCACATGGCAGCAGTACAGCCGCCCCGGTTGCAGGATGCGCAGCAGCTCCGGCGTGAGGAAATCCATTTGCTCCCAGAAATGGGCGTTGTCCTCGGTGTGCCCGAAATCCTCGTAGGTCGGGGTGTATTCGTAGTGGTTGGCGAAGGGGATGCTGGTGACGATCAGGCCCACGGAGTTTTCCTCCACGCGCCGGGCCTCGTCCACGCAATCGTTGTTCGCCACCCGGAAACGCCCGTGCTTGCCGGAAACCTCCACCCGCTCCACGCCGATGGTCCGGGCCAGGGTGTCCGCGATGGATAGGGTGTTCAATCCGTGTTCTTGGATGATGTCGCTCATATTCGCCGCCAATTCGTTGTGCTGGGTCCACTTCTCCTGCAACGACCGCAGGATTTCCCGTTCCGCCTCGGTGTGGATGATGTGGATTTCACATTCTTCCGTCTGGAGGAACCGGTATATCCGGTGGATGGCCTGGATGAAGTCGTTGAACCGGTACCCGATGCTGGTGAATATCGCCTTGTGGCAATGCCGTTGGAAATTGCACCCGGAACCGGATATTTCCTCCTTGGTGGCGAGATACTTGGCGCGGCCCTCCGAGAACGCCACCACCCGCCGCTCCCGCTCGTCCAGGTCCAGCGTGCCGTAGACCTCGGTGGCTTCCGGCCATGCCGCCTTGATGGCGTGCCGCTCGGCCTCCAGATGGTGCCAGAGGATGTAGTGGGAACCGGGGTCGGCCTTGAGGATGTCCACCATCTTGCGGATGCGGGCCTGGATGGAATCCCGTTTTTCGCCGGCGGCTTCCTTGAGGCCCATGGCCGCGTCGGGGAACAGCAAGCCCTGGCCGTCGCGCCCGTGGCCCACCAATTCCCCGGCGGGCACCTCGTGGTAGACCACCTTGAGCGGCGGCAGGTCGTAGCCTTCGTCGCTGTAGCCCAGGTCGGAAGGGCGTTGCAGGAACACGGCCCAGGAGTTGAGCCAGAGCCAAAATTCCCGTTCCTTGTGCGGATAGAGCGTGAGGTTGTTCGCCTGGGTGGAATCCCTTTTGAAGAACCTCGTGAGCGCCTGCCCGGTGTCCATGATCCCCAGGAACCCGCCGTAGTGGATCAGTTCCTTGTAGCGGTTGGGGCTGGGGGTGGCCGTCGCCACGAACTTGTAGCGGACG includes:
- a CDS encoding DNA methyltransferase translates to MNQNGKTYQEFLRDKIKLAGFGGFDVAPSEINPILKPHQRDIVRWAVKGGQRAVFAAFGLGKSVIQIEILRLILKYAGGPVLVVLPLGVRQEFRRDGQMLGVEFKFIRRTEEIWPDVDSGFYLTNYESLRDGKLDPNRFTAVSLDEASVLRSFGSKTYQEFLPLFARVRYKFVATATPSPNRYKELIHYGGFLGIMDTGQALTRFFKRDSTQANNLTLYPHKEREFWLWLNSWAVFLQRPSDLGYSDEGYDLPPLKVVYHEVPAGELVGHGRDGQGLLFPDAAMGLKEAAGEKRDSIQARIRKMVDILKADPGSHYILWHHLEAERHAIKAAWPEATEVYGTLDLDERERRVVAFSEGRAKYLATKEEISGSGCNFQRHCHKAIFTSIGYRFNDFIQAIHRIYRFLQTEECEIHIIHTEAEREILRSLQEKWTQHNELAANMSDIIQEHGLNTLSIADTLARTIGVERVEVSGKHGRFRVANNDCVDEARRVEENSVGLIVTSIPFANHYEYTPTYEDFGHTEDNAHFWEQMDFLTPELLRILQPGRLYCCHVKDRILFGNVTGQGVPTVSPFHAEAIFHGIRHGFQYLGMITVVTDVVRENNQTYRLGWSEQCKDGTKMGVGSPEYILLFRKPQTDRSKGYADVPVQKSKDAYTRARWQVDAHALWRSRGDRPLTADDLAGMGPDKLAKAFTRFSLEHVYDYEFHVRVGEELEARGALPSSFMSLAPGSGHPAVWHDINRMRTLNGNQSAKGLQNHVCPLQFDIVERLIERYSNRDERVYDPFGGLMTVPYCAVKMGRRGGGSELNPAYFLDGLQYLQAAERDHAMPTLFDLLEAEGGLEKAAA